The proteins below are encoded in one region of Maribacter aestuarii:
- a CDS encoding PorP/SprF family type IX secretion system membrane protein produces MRNRLMTLAFLISAFALRGQELTIPQLSQYLADNPFVMSPTYAGIGDHVKIRINGLTQWVGIKDAPDTQSLAADMRIGEKSGLGALLYNDSNGETKQRGARVSFAHHLTLDRYDDEFLSFGISYNFNQFRIDIENFDALDPSVTDDRATTNHNFDVGVLYRYDKFYISANASNLLDKDLSAFNPIFEPNRLRNYYLYTGYRYTKSKSSNLEIEPSIFFQLFESDGRSVTDLNVKFRWYDFEDYYYAGVTYRFLNDQIGDPLYIAPIAGLKKSNFYFGYSYQIILNEILGYSSGTHVVTLGVDLFQGISNCRCTY; encoded by the coding sequence ATGCGTAATAGACTAATGACCTTGGCCTTTTTGATAAGTGCCTTCGCCCTAAGAGGTCAGGAGCTTACGATTCCGCAGCTCTCGCAATACCTTGCGGATAACCCTTTTGTAATGTCGCCAACCTATGCCGGTATTGGAGACCATGTGAAAATTAGGATTAATGGTCTTACCCAATGGGTGGGTATCAAGGACGCGCCGGATACACAGTCTTTAGCGGCTGATATGCGGATAGGTGAAAAATCTGGTCTTGGTGCACTTTTATATAATGATAGTAACGGTGAGACGAAACAAAGAGGGGCAAGGGTTTCCTTTGCGCACCACCTGACTTTAGACAGATATGATGACGAGTTCCTTTCTTTTGGTATCTCGTACAACTTCAACCAGTTTCGTATAGACATTGAGAATTTTGATGCACTTGACCCTAGTGTAACTGATGACAGGGCGACCACAAACCATAACTTTGACGTGGGCGTACTGTACAGGTATGATAAATTCTACATTAGTGCAAATGCATCCAACTTGTTGGACAAGGACCTTTCTGCTTTCAACCCCATATTTGAGCCGAACAGGCTTAGAAACTACTATTTGTATACAGGCTACAGGTATACTAAAAGCAAGAGCAGTAACCTGGAGATAGAACCATCAATCTTCTTTCAGCTTTTTGAAAGTGATGGCCGATCAGTTACAGATTTGAATGTAAAGTTCAGATGGTACGATTTTGAGGACTACTACTATGCGGGCGTGACTTATCGTTTTTTGAACGACCAAATAGGAGATCCATTGTACATAGCTCCTATAGCCGGTTTAAAGAAAAGTAATTTCTATTTTGGCTATTCCTATCAGATTATTCTTAACGAGATTTTAGGTTATAGTTCCGGTACGCATGTGGTGACTTTGGGTGTGGACCTGTTTCAAGGCATCAGTAATTGTAGGTGTACCTATTAA
- the folB gene encoding dihydroneopterin aldolase translates to MGTVRVENIRIYAYHGCLNEETRIGSYYSVNVTVSADLKKASNSDKLSDTVDYVHINKIVKQEMATPSKLLEHVAKRISDRIFTEIDLVNKIKIYVSKINPPIGGDVEKVTVCLKFNRIS, encoded by the coding sequence ATGGGAACAGTCCGGGTTGAAAACATCAGAATTTACGCCTATCACGGTTGTCTTAACGAGGAAACAAGGATTGGAAGCTACTATTCCGTCAACGTTACTGTAAGCGCCGATTTAAAAAAAGCCTCCAACTCAGATAAATTGTCGGATACGGTAGACTATGTTCATATCAATAAAATCGTCAAACAAGAGATGGCGACACCCTCCAAACTCTTAGAACATGTGGCAAAGCGAATAAGTGACCGTATATTTACAGAAATTGATCTTGTAAATAAAATCAAAATCTATGTGTCTAAAATAAACCCCCCTATTGGCGGCGACGTGGAGAAAGTAACCGTTTGTCTAAAATTTAATAGAATAAGCTAA
- a CDS encoding DoxX family protein, which translates to METLLKNATEILLLLFLIITFLQSGIDKVYDWQGNLGWLKGHFAETPLKGLVPLLLGIVMLVEIISGILCLIGIYQLLILDDGTMAFYGAILSCLALLMLLFGQRMAKDYEGAKTIAVYFVPAIFLVFLLQV; encoded by the coding sequence ATGGAAACCCTTCTGAAAAACGCAACCGAAATTCTACTCCTCCTTTTTTTGATAATAACCTTCTTGCAAAGTGGTATAGACAAGGTATATGATTGGCAAGGGAATTTAGGATGGCTCAAAGGGCATTTTGCAGAAACCCCATTAAAGGGGCTGGTTCCTTTGTTATTGGGTATTGTTATGTTAGTGGAAATTATTTCTGGGATATTATGCCTAATCGGTATATATCAACTCCTGATATTAGATGATGGAACCATGGCATTTTATGGCGCTATTCTGTCTTGTTTAGCCCTTCTAATGTTGCTTTTTGGGCAGCGGATGGCCAAGGATTACGAGGGAGCCAAAACTATCGCTGTTTACTTTGTTCCTGCTATTTTTCTGGTATTTCTATTACAGGTTTAA
- a CDS encoding phosphoglycerate kinase produces the protein MKTLDDFNFEDKKALIRVDFNVPLNEDFEVTDTNRIEAAKPTIIKVLEDGGSAILMSHLGRPKGQKNPDLSLKHICDTVSEVIGVSVKFVPDCIGDEAEKAVAELQNGEVLLLENLRYYDEEEKGDEEFAKKLSKLGDVYINDAFGTAHRAHASTTIVAKYFPDAKCFGYLLAKEIEAIEKVMRTGEKPVLAILGGAKVSSKITIIENILDKVDDLIIGGGMTYTFVKAQGGKVGDSICEDDKMDLAMDILKQAKEKGVNVHIPLDVVAADDFNNEANTKVVDVDKIPDGWQGLDAGPKTLENFKSVILNAKTILWNGPVGVFEMENFAKGTIAVGNYIDQATQNGAFSLVGGGDSVAAVKQFGFEEKVSYVSTGGGAMLESLEGKTLPGIAAIIA, from the coding sequence ATGAAGACATTGGACGATTTTAATTTCGAAGATAAAAAAGCCTTGATAAGAGTGGACTTTAACGTTCCATTAAACGAAGATTTTGAGGTAACTGACACTAATAGAATAGAGGCAGCAAAACCAACCATTATAAAGGTCTTGGAAGACGGAGGAAGCGCTATTCTGATGAGTCACCTTGGGAGGCCCAAAGGTCAAAAAAATCCAGATTTATCCCTAAAACATATTTGTGATACTGTTTCGGAAGTAATTGGTGTAAGCGTAAAATTTGTACCGGATTGTATTGGCGATGAGGCGGAGAAGGCGGTTGCTGAACTACAGAACGGAGAAGTACTTTTGTTAGAAAACCTAAGATACTATGACGAGGAGGAAAAAGGCGATGAGGAATTCGCGAAAAAACTATCAAAATTAGGCGACGTCTATATTAACGATGCTTTCGGGACTGCCCATAGAGCTCATGCTTCCACTACCATAGTTGCAAAATACTTCCCTGACGCTAAATGCTTTGGGTATTTATTGGCAAAAGAAATTGAAGCTATTGAGAAAGTGATGAGAACCGGAGAAAAACCGGTATTAGCCATATTGGGAGGAGCCAAGGTATCTTCTAAAATAACCATTATCGAAAATATTCTGGATAAGGTTGATGACCTGATTATTGGGGGTGGGATGACCTATACCTTTGTCAAAGCGCAAGGTGGTAAGGTAGGCGATTCTATCTGCGAGGACGATAAGATGGATCTTGCCATGGATATACTTAAGCAGGCCAAGGAAAAGGGAGTAAATGTTCATATTCCCTTAGACGTAGTTGCTGCTGATGACTTTAACAACGAAGCAAACACGAAGGTTGTAGATGTAGATAAGATACCCGATGGATGGCAAGGACTGGATGCCGGTCCTAAGACACTGGAGAACTTCAAATCGGTAATCCTTAATGCCAAAACAATACTTTGGAACGGACCTGTGGGAGTTTTCGAGATGGAAAATTTTGCCAAGGGAACTATTGCTGTAGGAAACTATATTGACCAAGCCACCCAAAATGGCGCATTTTCATTAGTTGGCGGTGGGGATTCTGTGGCGGCCGTCAAACAATTTGGATTTGAGGAAAAGGTAAGTTATGTGTCTACCGGAGGTGGTGCTATGCTGGAAAGTTTAGAAGGTAAAACACTCCCTGGAATTGCCGCAATAATAGCGTAG
- a CDS encoding LysM peptidoglycan-binding domain-containing protein has translation MNQIRLHRFYLLGIFILPYFILAQESESVSTKTPITTSLKTLPLDTLVLDEVKVIQVGQLEDTKSPIDTGLAQYKSETTGAYNLLDNELAARYDSLWMKELINAAPLFDEIYEEVANLETSTTYELDLNTDTLKLRLERLNQKTPFNVAYNPSLENVIRSFLTRKRDLMERMLTVSQFYFPLFEQELDNHDIPLEMKYLSIVESALNPRARSRVGATGLWQFMYGTGREMKLDITSYVDERSDPMKSTAAACKYLNRLYSIYEDWDLALAAYNSGPGNVNKAIRRSGGYKNYWNIRRNLPRETAGYVPAFLATMYIFEYADEHGLKGKKAERAYFETDTIHVKSLITFDQISQITGIDKEELKLLNPSYKLNAIPYVKGKDHVLRLPVSLMGKFVQNEEAIYAHVQKELKSKESPLPQLVKQAEQDRIRYKVRSGDYLGKIAERYGVGVSQIKSWNGLRSNNLKIGQRLTIYPRKNVKSTVSPKDTPTRTAAAGNIKVHEVRSGDSLWTISRKYPGISIENLRKWNGISGNNLKPGTKLKLCDCSS, from the coding sequence ATGAATCAGATACGACTACATCGTTTTTACCTACTAGGAATTTTCATATTGCCTTATTTCATTCTGGCACAAGAAAGCGAATCCGTTTCTACAAAAACTCCTATAACTACAAGCCTAAAAACATTACCCTTGGACACTCTGGTACTGGATGAGGTAAAGGTTATCCAAGTGGGGCAATTGGAAGACACAAAATCACCAATAGACACTGGATTAGCGCAATATAAATCAGAGACTACCGGAGCGTACAATCTACTGGACAATGAACTTGCAGCGAGGTATGACAGCCTTTGGATGAAAGAGCTTATTAATGCCGCTCCCCTCTTTGATGAGATTTATGAAGAAGTGGCTAACTTGGAAACATCTACGACTTATGAGTTGGACCTGAATACGGATACGTTAAAACTCAGGTTGGAAAGATTAAATCAAAAGACACCTTTCAATGTAGCTTATAATCCTTCTTTAGAGAACGTAATACGATCTTTCTTGACCAGAAAACGGGATTTAATGGAGCGCATGTTAACGGTAAGCCAGTTTTACTTCCCTTTGTTTGAGCAGGAGTTGGACAATCATGATATTCCGTTGGAGATGAAATATCTTTCCATTGTAGAGTCCGCTCTGAATCCTAGGGCCCGTTCTAGAGTGGGTGCAACCGGACTATGGCAGTTCATGTACGGTACTGGGCGGGAGATGAAGTTGGACATTACGAGCTATGTTGACGAACGTAGTGACCCAATGAAATCAACAGCGGCCGCATGTAAGTATTTGAATAGATTGTATAGCATTTATGAAGATTGGGATTTAGCTTTGGCAGCCTATAATTCTGGACCTGGTAATGTGAACAAAGCAATACGGAGATCCGGAGGGTATAAAAATTATTGGAATATCAGGAGAAACTTGCCTAGGGAAACTGCAGGGTATGTTCCTGCATTTTTAGCCACTATGTATATTTTTGAATATGCCGATGAACATGGGTTGAAAGGGAAGAAGGCAGAGCGTGCATATTTTGAAACGGATACGATTCACGTAAAAAGCCTGATAACTTTTGACCAGATTTCGCAAATAACGGGCATAGACAAAGAGGAGTTAAAACTACTCAACCCCTCTTATAAATTAAACGCAATCCCTTATGTAAAGGGCAAGGATCATGTTCTACGATTGCCGGTTTCTTTAATGGGGAAATTTGTCCAGAATGAGGAGGCAATTTACGCACATGTGCAAAAAGAACTTAAAAGTAAGGAAAGTCCATTGCCACAATTGGTAAAACAAGCAGAGCAGGACAGGATCCGCTACAAAGTGCGCAGCGGGGATTATCTGGGTAAGATTGCTGAACGATATGGAGTGGGGGTAAGCCAAATTAAAAGCTGGAACGGGCTTAGAAGCAATAATTTAAAAATAGGCCAACGGTTAACGATTTACCCAAGAAAAAATGTAAAGTCAACGGTTAGTCCTAAGGATACGCCAACAAGAACGGCAGCTGCGGGGAATATTAAGGTTCATGAAGTACGCAGTGGAGATTCGCTTTGGACCATCTCAAGAAAATATCCTGGAATTAGTATTGAAAATTTACGAAAATGGAACGGTATTAGCGGTAACAATCTAAAACCGGGCACAAAACTTAAATTGTGTGATTGTTCATCGTAA
- a CDS encoding DUF4837 family protein, whose protein sequence is MKKLATLSLLILLIISCGETTKPDYLPESVGAVNTLTIVIDNELWKSKVGDVIRESFAAPIPGLTWDEAMFSITQIPPQVFSGAVRNTRSVLYVMEDSVDIAHMKKNMYAKPQRVGVIKGRNKEEIIENVEAKKDEFVSTFKEMELEEAQERFLRSLNKEKALEEHLEISMDIPSVYKVGREEDNFVWIDRQIQKGTMNIIAYSVPWDTFKNDSTFVEDIVKMRDSIGKLFIPGEDIPGKENYMITERAFSPYIFPAEVAGRKAAEVRGVWEMSGYPMAGPFLTFIINDKPNNRKLVLEGFTFAPATNKRDYMFELEAILKTVRFNDK, encoded by the coding sequence ATGAAGAAATTAGCAACACTATCTCTACTTATCCTTCTTATTATCTCCTGCGGAGAAACCACTAAGCCAGATTACTTACCAGAGTCCGTCGGCGCAGTTAATACCCTAACAATAGTTATTGACAATGAACTATGGAAAAGTAAAGTCGGGGACGTGATTCGCGAAAGCTTTGCCGCCCCAATTCCAGGATTAACTTGGGATGAAGCCATGTTTAGTATTACTCAGATACCCCCTCAGGTCTTCTCAGGAGCGGTACGCAACACGAGGTCGGTCCTTTACGTTATGGAGGACTCTGTTGACATAGCGCATATGAAGAAAAACATGTATGCGAAACCTCAGAGGGTAGGTGTAATTAAGGGAAGGAATAAGGAGGAAATCATAGAAAATGTAGAGGCCAAGAAGGACGAATTTGTTTCCACCTTTAAAGAAATGGAATTGGAGGAGGCTCAAGAACGTTTTCTACGGTCACTTAATAAGGAGAAGGCCTTGGAAGAGCATTTAGAGATTTCTATGGATATCCCATCTGTATATAAAGTTGGGCGTGAAGAGGACAATTTTGTTTGGATCGATAGACAGATCCAAAAAGGCACCATGAATATTATAGCTTATAGTGTGCCGTGGGATACTTTTAAAAACGATTCGACTTTTGTGGAGGATATTGTTAAAATGAGAGACTCTATCGGCAAACTTTTTATACCTGGAGAGGATATTCCGGGCAAAGAGAATTATATGATTACCGAAAGGGCATTTTCACCCTATATCTTTCCTGCTGAGGTTGCCGGAAGAAAAGCAGCAGAGGTTAGAGGTGTCTGGGAAATGTCTGGATATCCCATGGCAGGGCCGTTTTTAACCTTTATTATTAACGATAAGCCGAACAACAGAAAGTTAGTGTTGGAAGGATTTACTTTTGCACCTGCTACTAATAAGCGTGATTACATGTTTGAGTTGGAAGCCATATTGAAAACCGTGCGCTTCAATGACAAATAA
- a CDS encoding DUF6747 family protein yields MDKILLLKEIYVEAFRNWRYIILENYFRIFSWICFMLLAITIYAFAFRVSTGFSFSNL; encoded by the coding sequence ATGGATAAAATTTTACTCTTAAAAGAAATTTATGTTGAAGCCTTTAGAAATTGGAGGTATATAATATTGGAAAATTACTTCAGAATATTTTCCTGGATTTGCTTTATGCTGTTGGCAATCACTATTTACGCATTCGCCTTCAGGGTATCGACCGGATTTTCCTTTAGTAATCTCTAA
- a CDS encoding OmpA family protein — MKNYITCLIVLFSLNIGAQSFQDELSSEISVAQQSQEKESITLSQIDSENESFEKAAKIQDIPHRTFDNLDGVEVGYYVVIGVFSKTGKLGKQVRKFKRKGFEAGYLSNPTTKLNYLYLNRYDSWRNALEDCSTEFDGRFNKDLWILEVTNERKNKSSITIEEIDYDTLQQAAIENSKNSLEKTSAIKNTINSPQSKLIKRADEYFNKMWYAEAAKLYEQALTKEKANYSFETLQKAGDAHYFNTNMEKAHKWYTILYDNYEKEMSADNIFKYAHALKGTGNYGRSKRLMRLYNRKLKDDNASSPALISEFQRNEAVLDNILSTPKQFEIKNLAVNSEYSEFAPMFHNEDEVVFASAMDSSFFHTRRYKWNNQPYLDLYTAKLNEESSELKNALKFSKKINTKYHEAAVTFSPDNETMYFTRNNYGKKLRRDKKGINNLKIYRSQKIDGEWTEATEVSFNSDEYSTGHPALSNDGKQLYFVSDMPGSIGETDIFVVDVLDDGSFSEPKNLGPEINTEQKEMFPFINDKKLYFSSNGHVGLGGLDVYEVAFGEEDGFLEVRNLGAPVNSNKDDFSYIVNEETQKGFFASNRAGGKGDDDIYSFKKLMIEEIPENLNAIAGVVTELVTGDVMPRALVELLDENNIKLKEIETSEDGSFIFEDLDSNTKYTLRTVKGTYFEDTREVTTKDNETVNVNTTLRKFNEMIAVEDGIRKLKTEMIHFNFDKSFIRKDAAEELDRLVSVMNEYPEMVIKIESHTDSRGSAVYNKYLSDKRAKSTRDYIIAKGIDESRIESAKGYGEERLLNECNGRIPCREEQHYLNRRSEFIIVDM, encoded by the coding sequence ATGAAGAACTATATCACCTGCTTGATAGTGTTGTTTTCCCTAAATATCGGGGCACAAAGTTTCCAAGATGAACTGTCCTCGGAAATTAGTGTAGCCCAACAATCTCAAGAAAAGGAATCCATCACCTTATCGCAAATAGATTCTGAAAATGAATCTTTTGAAAAAGCCGCTAAGATTCAAGACATACCGCATCGTACTTTTGATAACCTAGACGGTGTAGAAGTTGGCTATTATGTTGTTATAGGAGTTTTTAGTAAGACCGGCAAGCTTGGAAAACAAGTAAGGAAATTCAAAAGAAAGGGTTTCGAAGCTGGATATCTTTCAAATCCTACAACAAAATTGAATTACCTGTACTTAAATCGATATGATTCATGGCGAAATGCTTTGGAAGACTGCAGCACAGAATTTGATGGTAGGTTTAATAAGGATTTATGGATTCTTGAGGTAACCAACGAAAGAAAGAATAAAAGTTCCATCACAATTGAAGAAATTGATTACGATACGCTACAACAGGCAGCTATAGAAAATTCTAAAAACAGCTTAGAGAAAACTAGTGCTATAAAAAATACCATAAATTCTCCCCAAAGTAAGCTAATCAAGCGAGCAGATGAATATTTTAATAAAATGTGGTATGCAGAAGCGGCAAAATTATATGAGCAGGCACTTACCAAGGAGAAGGCCAATTATTCATTTGAAACCCTTCAAAAGGCGGGTGATGCACACTACTTTAATACCAATATGGAGAAGGCACATAAATGGTATACTATTCTTTATGATAATTATGAAAAGGAAATGTCCGCCGACAACATTTTTAAATATGCACACGCTCTAAAAGGTACTGGAAATTACGGTCGTTCTAAGCGATTGATGCGACTTTACAACAGAAAGCTTAAAGATGACAATGCAAGCTCCCCTGCACTGATTTCTGAATTTCAGCGCAATGAAGCTGTTTTAGATAATATTTTGAGTACACCCAAACAATTTGAAATTAAGAATTTAGCCGTCAATTCAGAATATTCAGAATTTGCTCCCATGTTTCATAATGAAGATGAAGTTGTATTCGCTTCTGCCATGGATTCTTCCTTCTTCCATACCAGACGGTATAAATGGAACAATCAACCGTATTTAGACTTATATACGGCCAAACTCAACGAAGAATCCTCTGAACTAAAAAACGCCTTAAAGTTTTCAAAGAAAATTAATACCAAGTATCACGAGGCCGCTGTAACTTTTTCTCCGGACAATGAAACCATGTACTTTACAAGAAATAATTACGGTAAGAAGCTGAGAAGGGATAAGAAAGGAATAAATAACCTTAAAATTTATAGATCACAGAAAATTGATGGGGAATGGACCGAGGCGACAGAAGTTTCTTTTAATAGTGATGAATATTCCACCGGACACCCAGCCCTTAGCAACGATGGCAAACAGTTATACTTCGTGTCAGATATGCCTGGAAGCATAGGTGAAACCGACATTTTTGTCGTGGATGTTCTGGATGATGGCAGTTTTTCCGAGCCAAAAAACCTGGGGCCGGAAATCAATACGGAACAGAAGGAAATGTTTCCTTTTATAAATGACAAAAAACTTTATTTCTCATCCAACGGACATGTTGGGTTGGGCGGCTTAGATGTCTACGAAGTAGCTTTTGGGGAAGAAGATGGATTCTTAGAAGTGCGCAATCTTGGGGCTCCTGTCAACAGCAATAAGGATGATTTCTCTTACATCGTAAACGAAGAGACCCAAAAAGGATTTTTTGCCTCCAATAGAGCGGGCGGCAAAGGTGATGACGACATCTATTCCTTTAAGAAGCTCATGATAGAGGAAATACCTGAAAATTTAAACGCCATAGCCGGTGTCGTTACAGAATTGGTTACGGGCGATGTAATGCCAAGAGCACTTGTAGAGCTGTTGGATGAAAACAATATTAAGCTCAAAGAAATAGAGACTTCAGAGGATGGCAGTTTCATATTTGAAGATTTGGATTCAAACACCAAATATACTTTGAGAACGGTAAAGGGCACTTATTTTGAGGACACAAGAGAAGTCACTACCAAGGATAACGAAACCGTTAACGTGAATACAACCTTAAGGAAATTCAATGAAATGATAGCTGTTGAAGACGGCATTCGCAAACTTAAGACCGAGATGATTCATTTTAACTTTGACAAGTCTTTTATTAGAAAGGATGCTGCGGAAGAATTGGATAGATTAGTCTCCGTGATGAACGAATATCCGGAAATGGTGATTAAGATTGAATCCCATACGGATTCTAGAGGTAGCGCGGTCTATAATAAATACCTTTCCGATAAACGTGCCAAGTCTACCAGGGATTATATTATCGCCAAAGGTATTGACGAATCCCGTATCGAAAGTGCTAAGGGTTATGGTGAAGAGCGACTTTTAAATGAATGTAACGGTAGAATTCCATGTAGGGAAGAGCAGCACTACCTCAACCGTAGGTCCGAATTTATTATCGTAGATATGTAA
- the tatA gene encoding twin-arginine translocase TatA/TatE family subunit — protein MTILNIFLAIGPWQIAIVVLVVLLLFGGKKIPELMRGLGSGIKEFKDASKEDETIEEKKKE, from the coding sequence ATGACTATTTTAAATATATTTTTGGCGATTGGTCCATGGCAAATAGCCATCGTAGTTCTTGTTGTTCTCTTATTATTCGGAGGCAAAAAAATACCTGAATTAATGCGAGGTCTCGGTAGTGGCATCAAAGAGTTTAAGGATGCATCAAAGGAAGATGAAACCATTGAGGAAAAAAAGAAAGAATAG
- a CDS encoding M23 family metallopeptidase — translation MAKKVKKRKEIKRKLLHKYRLVILNENTFEEKISFKLSRLNVFVTGSLFMIGLIGLTILLIAFTPLREYIPGYSSTKLKKEATELTYKTDSLVRTLNYTNRYLDNIRMVLKGDIENSETNRDSLFQQFKLDPSSIDLTPIKEDSLLRAEVALEDKYNLFERNTDNRNLILFPPISGTVSMNYDAEKRHYAVDVVAPKDTPVKSVANGVVIFSEWTTETGYVIIIEHEGGLLSVYKHNGSLAKEQGSIVRAGEVIASVGNTGEFTTGPHLHFELWDNGNHLNPLDFIDFN, via the coding sequence ATGGCCAAAAAAGTTAAAAAAAGAAAGGAAATAAAGCGGAAACTTCTGCACAAGTATCGTTTGGTAATCCTGAACGAAAATACTTTTGAGGAGAAAATATCCTTCAAGCTAAGTCGGTTAAACGTCTTTGTAACGGGTTCCCTTTTTATGATTGGTTTAATTGGGCTCACTATCTTATTAATCGCCTTTACTCCGTTGCGAGAATATATCCCTGGATATTCATCCACTAAGTTGAAAAAAGAAGCGACAGAACTTACGTATAAGACCGATTCATTGGTAAGAACCTTAAATTATACCAATAGGTATTTAGATAATATTCGAATGGTACTTAAGGGGGATATTGAAAATAGTGAAACCAATAGGGACTCCTTGTTCCAACAGTTTAAATTAGATCCATCTTCAATTGATTTAACTCCCATAAAGGAAGATTCTTTACTTAGGGCGGAGGTAGCCTTGGAGGATAAGTATAACTTATTTGAACGCAACACCGACAATAGGAACCTCATACTTTTTCCGCCTATTTCTGGAACCGTATCCATGAATTATGATGCGGAAAAAAGACATTACGCGGTGGACGTAGTGGCGCCAAAGGATACACCGGTCAAAAGCGTAGCCAACGGAGTAGTTATTTTTTCGGAATGGACTACAGAAACAGGCTATGTAATCATCATTGAACATGAAGGAGGACTCTTAAGCGTCTATAAACATAATGGCTCCTTGGCAAAAGAACAAGGCTCCATCGTGCGTGCAGGTGAGGTGATAGCTTCTGTTGGAAATACGGGAGAATTTACTACGGGACCACATTTGCATTTTGAATTGTGGGATAATGGCAACCATTTAAATCCCCTAGATTTCATAGACTTTAACTAA